TTGATAAAACTTCATCTGATAAATCAAGGGAACCATCAAGCAAAATATCTACTTCTATTCCTTTTTTGATAAAATCAAAACCTATCAATTTATTTAATTTATCAATCTCTTCTATCTGTCTTAATAAATCTTCTTCTGATAAACCATGGGCTACCCTTACAGATTTAGAATGGTCTGTAATTGCTATATATTCATATTTATATCTTTCTCTTACAAACTCAATTATTTGCTGTATTGTATTCATTCCATCTGTCCAAGTAGAATGAACATGTAAATCTCCTTTTATATCAGAAAGTTCTACAAGCTTTGGCAGTTTCTTTTCCAAAGCAATCTCTATTTCTCCTCTATCTTCCCTTAGTTCCGGTGGTATCCATTGCATTCCTATTGCTTCATAAACACCTTCTTCTGTTTCTCCGGCTATCTTTTCACCGGTAGAAGCTATAAAAACTCCATATTCACTAACCTTCAAACCTTTTGATTTTGCTATATCTCTCATATGAACGTTATGCTCTTTTGAACCGGTAAAATATTGCAAAGCTGAACCCCATTCATCAGGATTTATAACCCTTAAATCAACCTGTCTTTCCCTTTGTTTTATTAATACACTCGCTTTTGTATCTCCTTTTGCAAGTATCTCTTTTACATCTTCCAAATTTACAAAATAATTTATTATTTTTTCCCTATCTTGCTGATTTGCAGATACAAGAATATCTATATCTCCAATTGTTTCCTTTTTCCTTCTTAAACTTCCGGCAAGCTCTATATTTTTTATTTCTTTTAGATTTTTTAATTTCTCTACTAAACTTCTTCCTATTTCTAAGGCTTCCCATAATATCAATCTTTTTTGAGAAGCTTCATAAAGTTCTAATCCTTTTAACATATTTTTTACTTTCTTTTCTCCAAATCCTTTTAAAGAAGCTATTCTTCCATCTTTTAATGCTTTTATAAGTTCTTCTTTGGTAGTTATTCCAAGCTCTTCATAAATTCTTTTTAATGTTTTAGGGCCAAATCCGGGTATCTCCATTAACTGT
The sequence above is drawn from the Venenivibrio stagnispumantis genome and encodes:
- the polX gene encoding DNA polymerase/3'-5' exonuclease PolX, whose protein sequence is MYRNINKELAKIFREMAMIYEFIGKDEDKFRALTYQRVANLLEDLPDDVRNYLISGKLEEIRGIGSHTIEKIKEYIQTGKISKYEELKKLVPPDFLQLMEIPGFGPKTLKRIYEELGITTKEELIKALKDGRIASLKGFGEKKVKNMLKGLELYEASQKRLILWEALEIGRSLVEKLKNLKEIKNIELAGSLRRKKETIGDIDILVSANQQDREKIINYFVNLEDVKEILAKGDTKASVLIKQRERQVDLRVINPDEWGSALQYFTGSKEHNVHMRDIAKSKGLKVSEYGVFIASTGEKIAGETEEGVYEAIGMQWIPPELREDRGEIEIALEKKLPKLVELSDIKGDLHVHSTWTDGMNTIQQIIEFVRERYKYEYIAITDHSKSVRVAHGLSEEDLLRQIEEIDKLNKLIGFDFIKKGIEVDILLDGSLDLSDEVLSKLDWVVASIHTHFNRDNTDRIIKACENPYVTAIGHPTGRIFGQREGYPVSDEILKVAKETGTALEINAQPNRMDLNEVWVKKGKEIGVKFVISTDSHSFGNFAYMEIGVAIARRGWCTKEDILNTKSWKEIQKFVNAKRKKFGVLK